One window of Leptotrichia sp. oral taxon 498 genomic DNA carries:
- a CDS encoding aspartate kinase, which yields MIIVHKYGGTSVATTEKIMNIAKYLGRVKDAGNDVVVVVSAMGKTTDALIKLAHEITENPDSREMDRLMSTGEQQTISLLSIALKTLGYDAISLTGAQAGIKTSGHYMKNRIVDIDANIIKKHLKSGKIVVVAGFQGVNEAGDVTTLGRGGSDTSAVALASALKGKCEIYTDVDGIYSIDPRVYSDAKKLPFISYDEMMELAYLGAGVMEPRAVELGGKYGVEIYVGKSLGEKNGTIITSIEKIKENKKMEQKVITGVSINENTIMVNVEEIPTNAQNVYEIFEKAEKSGINVDMISQNDVSSHHGSFAFTCPKTDMAALEKIGEKIEAKYENTSFIINPYVTKVSIVGIGLISNVGVASKMFKILAENDISFHQISTSEISISLIVDEVMGKRVAELFAKEFDL from the coding sequence GTGATTATTGTGCATAAATATGGTGGTACTTCAGTTGCCACAACAGAAAAAATTATGAACATTGCTAAATATTTAGGACGGGTAAAAGACGCTGGAAATGATGTTGTTGTCGTAGTTTCTGCGATGGGAAAAACAACTGACGCATTAATTAAACTAGCTCACGAAATAACAGAAAATCCAGATTCAAGAGAAATGGACAGACTTATGTCAACAGGGGAACAGCAGACAATTTCACTTTTAAGTATTGCTCTAAAAACTTTGGGATATGACGCAATTTCGTTAACAGGAGCTCAAGCGGGAATCAAAACAAGCGGGCATTATATGAAAAACAGAATTGTCGACATTGATGCGAACATTATAAAAAAACATTTAAAAAGTGGAAAAATTGTTGTAGTAGCTGGATTTCAAGGAGTAAATGAAGCAGGAGATGTTACAACTCTAGGACGTGGTGGTTCTGACACATCAGCAGTGGCACTAGCATCAGCGTTAAAAGGAAAATGCGAGATTTATACAGATGTTGACGGAATTTATTCAATTGACCCAAGAGTTTATAGTGATGCAAAAAAATTGCCATTTATTTCTTATGATGAAATGATGGAATTGGCTTATTTGGGAGCTGGAGTGATGGAACCCCGTGCCGTTGAACTAGGTGGAAAATATGGCGTTGAAATTTACGTAGGAAAATCATTGGGTGAAAAAAATGGAACGATAATAACTTCAATCGAAAAAATAAAGGAGAATAAAAAAATGGAACAAAAAGTAATCACAGGAGTGTCAATAAACGAAAATACAATAATGGTGAATGTGGAGGAAATTCCGACAAATGCGCAAAACGTCTACGAAATTTTTGAAAAAGCAGAAAAAAGCGGAATAAATGTAGATATGATAAGTCAAAACGATGTTTCAAGCCATCACGGAAGCTTTGCCTTTACTTGTCCAAAAACTGATATGGCGGCGCTTGAAAAAATTGGAGAAAAAATTGAAGCAAAATACGAAAATACATCTTTTATAATAAACCCTTATGTTACAAAAGTTTCAATCGTAGGAATAGGATTAATAAGTAATGTAGGCGTAGCTTCAAAAATGTTCAAAATTTTAGCAGAAAACGACATAAGTTTTCACCAAATTTCAACTTCGGAAATAAGTATTTCTCTAATTGTCGATGAAGTGATGGGAAAAAGAGTGGCTGAATTATTTGCTAAAGAATTTGATTTATAG
- the lysA gene encoding diaminopimelate decarboxylase: MKLFGTSKINEKGNLSIGGVDALELVKEFNTPLYVMDQELIETTIDKMKHAFHSTRFKTRIAYAGKAFLTTGMIKLIESKGLDLDVVSGGELYTAYKAGFPMKRVHLHGNNKLINEIEMAVEYGIDTIVVDNKDEISKIENICLKKGKKQAVLLRIDPGIEAHTHHYIKTSGLTSKFGISLFQENLIDIVKRLNDSPYIDFKGFHTHIGSQIFQSKFFIFALEEIFKYLDKLKKELGIIVHTVNMGGGFGVYYKEGDDPKPIEDVLSEIITYTEAMEIKYQIGFKELCIEPGRSIVGNAGTTLYEVGGIKETVGGKTYVFIDGGMSDNIRTALYQAEYEACVVNNPNDTDTREITLAGKLCESGDIIINKGKLPKSTKIGDIVAVGTTGAYCYTMSSHYNRMVTPAVVFVKDGKAKVAVRRENYEDLIKNDEIFEL, from the coding sequence ATGAAATTATTTGGAACTTCAAAAATTAATGAAAAAGGAAACTTGTCCATCGGCGGAGTTGATGCACTAGAACTTGTAAAAGAGTTTAATACACCTCTTTATGTGATGGATCAGGAATTAATCGAAACGACTATTGACAAAATGAAACACGCTTTTCATTCGACAAGATTTAAAACGAGAATAGCTTACGCTGGAAAGGCATTTCTTACAACTGGAATGATTAAATTAATTGAATCAAAAGGACTTGATTTAGATGTCGTTTCAGGTGGAGAACTTTATACTGCCTACAAAGCTGGATTTCCAATGAAACGAGTGCATTTGCATGGAAACAACAAACTTATAAATGAGATTGAAATGGCTGTTGAATATGGAATTGACACAATTGTTGTAGATAATAAAGATGAAATTTCTAAAATTGAAAATATTTGCCTAAAAAAAGGAAAAAAACAGGCGGTTTTACTGAGAATTGATCCTGGAATCGAAGCACACACACATCATTACATCAAAACTTCTGGACTTACTTCAAAATTTGGAATTTCATTATTTCAAGAAAACTTAATTGATATTGTAAAAAGATTAAACGATAGTCCCTATATTGATTTTAAAGGATTTCACACTCACATTGGTTCACAAATTTTTCAATCAAAATTTTTTATTTTTGCATTGGAAGAAATTTTCAAATATTTGGACAAATTGAAAAAAGAGTTAGGAATAATCGTTCATACTGTAAATATGGGTGGTGGATTTGGAGTTTACTACAAAGAGGGAGATGACCCTAAACCTATTGAAGACGTGCTATCTGAAATAATTACCTACACAGAAGCAATGGAAATTAAATACCAAATTGGATTTAAAGAACTTTGTATTGAACCAGGAAGAAGTATTGTCGGAAATGCAGGAACTACTCTTTACGAAGTTGGTGGAATAAAAGAAACTGTCGGCGGAAAAACTTATGTGTTCATCGACGGAGGAATGTCAGATAATATAAGAACTGCGCTTTACCAAGCTGAATACGAAGCCTGTGTTGTAAATAATCCAAATGACACCGACACAAGAGAAATCACACTTGCTGGAAAACTATGCGAATCGGGAGATATTATCATAAACAAGGGAAAATTGCCAAAATCAACTAAAATTGGAGATATAGTGGCAGTTGGGACAACTGGAGCATACTGCTACACAATGTCAAGCCACTATAATAGAATGGTAACACCAGCAGTTGTATTTGTAAAAGATGGAAAAGCTAAGGTGGCAGTTAGAAGAGAAAACTATGAAGATTTAATAAAAAATGATGAAATTTTTGAATTATAA
- the frr gene encoding ribosome recycling factor, whose product MLNTILKEVEEKMSKSVENTKERFSHTRAGRANVSMLDGVTVEAYGAPTPLNQVGTISAPEARLLVIDPWDKSLIKTIEKTILQANLGFNPSNDGNIIRLVVPELTEERRKEYVKMVKKEAEEGKVAIRNIRKDVNNKLRKLEKDSEITEDELKSSEEKVQKTTDKFIAAIDTALAAKEKELLTV is encoded by the coding sequence ATGCTAAATACAATTTTAAAAGAAGTTGAAGAAAAAATGTCAAAATCAGTTGAAAATACAAAAGAAAGATTTTCTCACACAAGAGCAGGCAGAGCAAATGTATCTATGCTTGATGGTGTTACAGTTGAAGCCTATGGTGCACCGACTCCTCTTAATCAAGTTGGGACAATTTCAGCTCCAGAAGCAAGACTTTTAGTAATCGACCCATGGGACAAATCACTAATAAAAACCATTGAAAAAACAATTTTACAGGCAAATTTAGGATTTAATCCTTCAAACGACGGAAATATCATAAGATTAGTGGTGCCTGAATTAACTGAAGAAAGAAGAAAAGAATATGTAAAAATGGTAAAAAAAGAAGCTGAAGAAGGAAAAGTTGCCATAAGAAACATAAGAAAAGATGTCAACAATAAATTAAGAAAACTTGAAAAAGATAGTGAAATTACAGAAGATGAACTAAAATCAAGTGAAGAAAAAGTTCAAAAAACAACAGATAAATTTATTGCTGCAATTGATACAGCTCTCGCTGCAAAAGAAAAAGAATTATTAACTGTGTAA
- the pyrH gene encoding UMP kinase encodes MLKYKRILLKLSGEALAGNKEFGFSNEVLESFAKQIKEVHEKGVEIAIVIGGGNIFRGISGMEKGFDRVTGDTMGMLATIMNGLALQNAIENLGVPTRVMTALQMPQVAEPFIRRKAIRHLEKGRVVIFAGGTSNPYFTTDSSGALRAVEIQADVLAKGTKVDGIYDKDPMKFDDAIKYDTVSFDEAISKNLGVMDTAALSLCRENQMPIVVFNALQEGNILKMAQGETIGTTVKK; translated from the coding sequence GTGTTAAAATATAAAAGAATACTTTTAAAATTAAGTGGTGAAGCACTTGCAGGAAACAAGGAATTTGGATTTTCAAACGAAGTCTTGGAAAGCTTTGCAAAGCAAATTAAAGAAGTCCATGAAAAAGGTGTAGAAATAGCTATCGTAATTGGTGGTGGAAATATTTTTCGCGGAATAAGCGGTATGGAGAAAGGTTTTGACAGAGTTACTGGCGACACAATGGGAATGCTTGCAACTATCATGAACGGACTTGCACTCCAAAATGCAATTGAAAATCTGGGAGTGCCAACTCGTGTTATGACTGCACTTCAAATGCCACAAGTAGCTGAACCTTTTATCAGAAGAAAAGCTATAAGACATTTGGAAAAAGGAAGAGTTGTAATTTTTGCGGGAGGAACAAGTAACCCTTATTTTACGACAGATTCATCGGGAGCGCTAAGAGCTGTGGAAATACAGGCTGATGTACTTGCCAAAGGTACAAAAGTTGACGGTATTTATGACAAAGACCCTATGAAATTTGATGACGCAATAAAATATGATACAGTTTCATTTGACGAAGCAATTTCAAAAAATTTAGGCGTGATGGACACGGCCGCACTTTCTCTTTGCAGGGAAAATCAAATGCCAATCGTAGTTTTTAACGCACTTCAAGAAGGTAATATTTTAAAAATGGCGCAAGGGGAAACTATCGGAACAACAGTAAAAAAATAA
- the tsf gene encoding translation elongation factor Ts, with the protein MAITTALIKELRERTGAGMLDCKKALGENDGDIEKAIDWLREKGIAKAAKKSGRVAAEGLVFAAVSEDRKKGAILEFNSETDFVAKNDEFKSFGEKLVTLTLEHDLTSEDELKAFEHEGKTIETHLTELIAKIGENMNIRRLKLVATTGFIETYIHLGGKIGVLLNVNGEATDENIEKAKGVAMHVAAMDPKYLDKSQVTTADLDREKEIARHQLTAEGKPANIIEKILEGKMRKFYEENCLVQQKYVRDDKVTVEKFIAPSTIISFDRFKVGEGIEKEEVDFAAEVAAQLGQ; encoded by the coding sequence GTGGCAATTACAACAGCACTTATTAAAGAATTAAGAGAAAGAACTGGAGCAGGAATGCTTGACTGTAAAAAAGCTCTAGGAGAAAATGATGGAGACATCGAAAAAGCAATTGACTGGTTAAGAGAAAAAGGAATTGCTAAAGCAGCTAAAAAATCAGGAAGAGTAGCAGCTGAAGGATTAGTATTCGCAGCAGTTTCTGAAGATAGAAAAAAAGGTGCTATCTTGGAATTTAACTCAGAAACAGATTTCGTTGCTAAAAATGACGAATTTAAATCTTTTGGAGAAAAATTAGTTACATTAACTTTGGAACACGATTTGACAAGTGAAGATGAATTAAAAGCATTTGAACACGAAGGAAAAACTATCGAAACTCACTTGACAGAATTAATCGCTAAAATTGGTGAAAACATGAACATCAGAAGATTAAAATTAGTTGCAACTACAGGATTTATCGAAACTTACATTCACTTAGGCGGAAAAATTGGAGTTTTACTAAATGTAAATGGTGAAGCAACTGACGAAAATATTGAAAAAGCAAAAGGTGTTGCAATGCATGTAGCTGCAATGGATCCTAAATATTTGGACAAATCACAAGTTACAACTGCTGACTTGGATAGAGAAAAAGAAATTGCAAGACATCAATTAACAGCTGAAGGAAAACCTGCAAATATAATTGAAAAAATATTGGAAGGTAAAATGAGAAAATTTTATGAAGAAAATTGTCTAGTTCAACAAAAATATGTAAGAGATGACAAAGTTACTGTTGAAAAATTTATCGCTCCAAGCACAATTATTTCATTTGACAGATTTAAAGTTGGAGAAGGAATCGAAAAAGAAGAAGTAGATTTTGCTGCAGAAGTGGCTGCACAATTGGGACAATAA
- a CDS encoding tetratricopeptide repeat protein has protein sequence MKKVLIGLFLIASLSVLGANSQKKTTSTSNYTANIDNQYFAVDGSLMNMYSKEKTEFKNKYMALTQKRDKKNLIALLKEYVKKYPNDAYAYEEIGTDYDILGNQKEAEKYYLKAIELGDDDTGVYSLFLLYSDEDYLKSLNLTVKEKNEKNSIVDKYEKQLSDAGFTHDKLKELREHKQMALIGNAYSIYRLAIYYSGTKNHKMAEKYAKEFLEFDKTNPEILNILKNISK, from the coding sequence ATGAAAAAAGTTTTGATTGGACTATTTTTAATAGCAAGTTTAAGTGTTCTAGGTGCAAATAGCCAGAAAAAAACTACGAGCACTTCAAATTATACGGCAAATATAGATAATCAATATTTTGCAGTAGATGGAAGCCTTATGAATATGTATTCAAAAGAAAAAACTGAATTTAAAAATAAATACATGGCTTTAACTCAAAAGAGAGATAAGAAAAATCTGATTGCATTATTAAAAGAATATGTTAAAAAATATCCAAATGATGCTTACGCTTATGAAGAGATAGGAACTGATTATGATATACTAGGTAATCAAAAAGAGGCAGAGAAGTATTATTTAAAAGCAATTGAATTAGGAGATGACGACACAGGAGTGTATTCACTGTTTTTATTATACAGTGACGAAGATTATCTAAAATCATTAAATTTGACTGTTAAAGAGAAAAATGAAAAAAATAGCATAGTAGACAAATATGAAAAGCAACTGTCGGATGCCGGCTTTACGCATGATAAACTTAAAGAACTTAGAGAACACAAACAAATGGCATTAATTGGTAATGCATATTCTATATATAGATTAGCAATTTATTATAGTGGTACTAAAAATCATAAGATGGCAGAAAAATATGCAAAGGAATTTTTAGAATTTGATAAAACAAATCCAGAAATCTTAAATATATTAAAAAATATTTCAAAATAA
- a CDS encoding PspC domain-containing protein, with product MEKKLYKSLKDRKIAGVCGGIAEYLNIDSNVIRILWIIFASAFGTGILPYIVCALILKDNPDEYQ from the coding sequence ATGGAAAAAAAATTATATAAATCATTAAAAGATAGGAAAATAGCAGGAGTTTGCGGAGGAATTGCTGAATATCTTAATATTGATTCAAATGTTATAAGAATACTCTGGATTATTTTTGCATCTGCATTTGGAACTGGAATATTACCATACATCGTCTGTGCTTTAATTTTAAAAGACAATCCAGACGAATATCAATAA
- the rpsB gene encoding 30S ribosomal protein S2, whose protein sequence is MAVITMKQLLEVGAHFGHQAKRWNPKMKPYIFTERNGIHILDLHQTLEATEKAYEFVRQISEEGGKILFVGTKKQAQEAIKEEAQRAGGFYVNHRWLGGLLTNLETIKKRVKRLKELEEMDADGTLDEAYTKKEAGLLRKEMAKLSKNIGGIKEMNTLPAALFVVDIKKEFLALEEAKKLGIPVIALIDTNVDPDLVTYKIPANDDAIRSVRLFSQVIANAAIEANGGVEANADQTAAPLDEEFEVTEEVVEEEVVTEE, encoded by the coding sequence ATGGCAGTAATTACAATGAAACAATTATTAGAAGTAGGAGCACATTTTGGACATCAGGCAAAAAGATGGAATCCAAAAATGAAACCTTATATTTTCACAGAAAGAAATGGAATCCACATTTTGGATTTACACCAAACTTTAGAAGCAACTGAAAAAGCTTATGAATTTGTAAGACAAATTTCTGAAGAAGGTGGAAAAATTTTATTCGTAGGAACTAAAAAACAAGCTCAAGAAGCTATTAAAGAAGAAGCCCAAAGAGCTGGAGGATTTTATGTAAACCACAGATGGCTAGGAGGACTTTTAACTAACCTAGAAACTATTAAAAAAAGAGTAAAAAGATTAAAAGAATTAGAAGAAATGGATGCTGATGGAACTTTAGACGAAGCTTACACTAAAAAAGAAGCTGGATTATTAAGAAAAGAAATGGCAAAACTTTCTAAAAATATCGGTGGAATTAAAGAAATGAACACTTTGCCAGCGGCACTATTCGTTGTTGACATCAAAAAAGAATTTTTGGCATTGGAAGAAGCTAAAAAATTGGGAATTCCTGTAATTGCATTAATCGATACAAATGTAGATCCTGATTTAGTAACTTACAAAATCCCTGCAAATGATGATGCTATAAGATCAGTAAGATTATTTTCTCAAGTTATAGCAAACGCTGCAATCGAAGCTAACGGTGGAGTTGAAGCTAACGCTGACCAAACTGCTGCTCCATTAGATGAAGAATTTGAAGTTACTGAAGAAGTTGTGGAAGAAGAAGTAGTAACTGAAGAATAA
- a CDS encoding cobyrinate a,c-diamide synthase, whose translation MKKVLIAGTNSGSGKTTVTSILMSCLANVAPFKVGPDYIDTTYHEIFTGNKSHNLDIFMVGEENVKNIFEIYSQNKYIAVIEGVMGLFDGLSNEFDNFSTAHVARILDIPVILVISAKAISTSCAAIALGFKMLDPRINICGVILNNVSSQRHYLSLKEAIEKYTNIECLGYVPKNESLALESRHLGLKLAFEENKKKILQRKKLFCEIGEKYLDLKKIKKIAKNFEPKMTFENWEKIKNLKNKYFGKKVAIAKDRAFSFYYQENLDLLKFCGFEIIEFSPIFDKKIPENIDFIYFGGGYPELFAKELQDNTSMKKSILEQFEKGTKIYAECGGFMYLAKKIHLLNGENYNFCGILDLEIKMRETLNIKRFGYINIETGNEIKLKGHEFHYSEIVENKENFTFYKIFKNDDRKWNCGYRKKSSLAGYPHISFFSNLEFFKFLVEEL comes from the coding sequence ATAAAAAAAGTATTGATTGCTGGAACAAATAGTGGAAGCGGAAAAACAACAGTTACAAGCATTCTTATGTCTTGTCTAGCAAATGTCGCTCCTTTTAAAGTGGGTCCTGACTACATCGATACAACTTATCACGAGATTTTCACAGGAAATAAGTCACATAATTTAGATATTTTTATGGTTGGCGAAGAAAATGTAAAAAATATCTTTGAAATTTATTCACAAAATAAATATATTGCGGTTATTGAAGGAGTTATGGGACTTTTTGACGGACTTTCCAATGAATTTGACAATTTTAGTACAGCGCATGTTGCAAGAATTTTAGATATTCCAGTGATTTTGGTAATCAGTGCTAAAGCGATTTCTACAAGTTGTGCCGCCATCGCTCTTGGCTTTAAAATGCTAGATCCTAGAATAAATATATGTGGCGTTATCTTAAATAATGTGAGTTCACAAAGACACTATTTGAGCTTAAAAGAAGCTATAGAAAAATATACAAATATTGAATGTCTCGGGTATGTTCCAAAAAATGAGAGTTTGGCGCTTGAAAGTCGACATTTGGGACTGAAATTGGCATTCGAAGAAAATAAAAAAAAGATTTTGCAGCGAAAAAAATTATTTTGTGAAATTGGAGAAAAATATTTGGATTTGAAAAAAATTAAAAAAATCGCTAAAAATTTTGAGCCAAAAATGACTTTTGAGAACTGGGAAAAAATTAAAAATTTGAAAAATAAATACTTTGGCAAAAAAGTTGCAATTGCAAAAGACAGAGCTTTTTCTTTTTATTATCAGGAAAATCTTGACTTATTAAAATTTTGCGGCTTTGAAATAATTGAATTTAGTCCGATTTTCGATAAAAAAATTCCAGAAAATATTGATTTTATTTACTTTGGCGGTGGTTATCCAGAACTTTTTGCAAAAGAGCTGCAAGACAATACTTCTATGAAAAAAAGCATTTTGGAACAATTTGAAAAAGGAACAAAAATTTATGCGGAATGTGGCGGATTTATGTACTTAGCTAAAAAAATCCATCTGTTAAACGGCGAGAATTATAACTTTTGCGGAATTCTTGATTTGGAGATAAAAATGCGGGAAACTCTTAATATCAAGCGTTTTGGATACATAAATATTGAAACAGGAAATGAGATTAAATTAAAAGGACATGAATTTCACTATTCTGAAATAGTTGAAAATAAAGAAAATTTTACATTTTATAAAATTTTTAAAAACGACGATAGAAAATGGAATTGTGGATATAGAAAAAAAAGTTCTCTTGCAGGATATCCACATATTTCTTTTTTCTCAAATTTAGAATTTTTTAAATTTTTAGTTGAAGAATTGTGA
- the sufC gene encoding Fe-S cluster assembly ATPase SufC, translating to MSLLQLKDIRSEVEGKEILKGLNLNINKGEVHVIMGPNGAGKSTLASILVGNPKHKLIGGDIILDGENINDDTVDERAKKGIFLSFQYPEEIPGLTVEDFLRTAKEAVTGEKQYLMQFHNELEEKMEKLHINPEYAQRHLNVGFSGGEKKKNEILQMAVLEPKLAILDETDSGLDIDATKIVFEGVQKLKTNDTALLIITHYDKVLDYLDPDFVHILMDGKIVRTGGKEIVEEIEKNGYGKMKKQFGL from the coding sequence ATGAGTTTATTACAATTAAAAGATATAAGATCTGAAGTTGAGGGGAAAGAGATTTTAAAAGGTCTTAATTTAAATATCAACAAGGGGGAAGTCCATGTTATAATGGGACCAAATGGTGCTGGAAAATCTACGCTTGCAAGTATTCTGGTGGGAAATCCGAAACATAAGTTAATCGGTGGAGATATTATTTTGGATGGAGAAAATATTAACGATGATACTGTTGATGAGAGAGCAAAAAAAGGAATTTTCTTGTCATTTCAATATCCTGAAGAAATTCCGGGGCTAACAGTGGAAGATTTTTTGAGAACGGCAAAAGAAGCTGTAACTGGAGAAAAACAATATTTGATGCAGTTTCATAATGAATTAGAAGAAAAGATGGAAAAACTCCACATTAATCCAGAATACGCTCAAAGACATTTGAATGTTGGATTTTCTGGAGGTGAAAAAAAGAAAAATGAAATTTTACAGATGGCGGTTCTTGAGCCAAAATTGGCGATTTTAGATGAAACTGATTCAGGGCTTGACATCGATGCGACAAAAATTGTGTTTGAAGGTGTGCAAAAATTAAAGACAAATGATACAGCGCTTTTAATTATAACACACTACGACAAAGTTTTGGACTATTTAGATCCAGATTTTGTACATATTCTGATGGATGGAAAAATTGTGAGAACTGGTGGAAAGGAAATAGTTGAAGAAATTGAAAAAAATGGTTATGGAAAAATGAAAAAGCAATTTGGGTTATAG
- the sufB gene encoding Fe-S cluster assembly protein SufB, with translation METRKKTYVADIERGVYDIKDEVKYRYKVQKGLTEEIIRKISARKNEPEWMLNFRLKALEVYNSKPMTDWGPDLSDLDMNDIIHYLEPDSAPMNENWDDVPSYIRDTFDRLGIPEAEKQSLAGVGAQYDSEVVYHSIHKELTEQGVIYTDIETAIKEYEDILKEYFMTLITVNDHKFSALHGAVWSGGSFIYVPKGVKVNMPLQSYFRLNAPEAGQFEHTLIIVDEGADLHFIEGCSAPKYQKNALHAGAVELFVRKGARLRYSTIENWSRNMYNLNTKRALVEEDGVIEWVSGSFGSRISMLYPMSILKGDRARCEFTGVTFASSGQNLDTGCKIVHIGKNTTSTVHSKSISKNGGASFYRGLLRVMPEATGTKATVECESLMLDNISSSDTIPIIDIRNDSVDIGHEAKIGRISDEAIFYLMTRGINEDEAKAMIVRGFVEPISKELPLEYAVELNKLIELELEGTIG, from the coding sequence ATGGAAACAAGAAAAAAAACATATGTCGCAGATATTGAACGGGGAGTCTATGACATAAAAGACGAAGTTAAATACAGATATAAAGTTCAAAAGGGGTTGACAGAAGAAATAATTAGAAAAATTTCTGCTAGAAAAAATGAGCCGGAATGGATGTTAAATTTTAGACTAAAAGCGCTAGAAGTGTATAATTCAAAGCCGATGACTGACTGGGGTCCAGATTTGTCAGACTTGGATATGAATGACATAATTCACTATTTGGAGCCAGATTCTGCGCCAATGAATGAAAATTGGGACGATGTGCCAAGTTATATAAGAGATACTTTTGATAGGCTTGGAATTCCTGAGGCGGAAAAACAGTCACTTGCAGGAGTTGGAGCGCAATATGATTCAGAAGTTGTGTATCACAGTATTCATAAGGAATTAACTGAGCAAGGTGTCATTTATACGGATATTGAAACAGCCATCAAAGAATATGAAGATATTCTAAAAGAATATTTTATGACTTTGATCACAGTAAATGACCACAAGTTTTCAGCGCTTCACGGGGCTGTTTGGTCGGGAGGCTCGTTTATCTATGTGCCAAAAGGTGTGAAAGTCAATATGCCGCTTCAATCTTATTTTAGATTAAATGCGCCAGAAGCTGGACAGTTTGAACATACGCTAATAATTGTTGACGAAGGAGCGGACTTACATTTTATTGAAGGATGCTCTGCGCCAAAATATCAGAAAAATGCGCTTCACGCTGGAGCGGTTGAGCTTTTTGTGAGAAAAGGGGCTAGACTTAGATATTCTACGATAGAAAACTGGTCGAGAAATATGTATAATCTTAATACTAAAAGAGCACTAGTTGAAGAAGATGGTGTAATTGAGTGGGTTTCAGGTTCATTTGGGTCAAGAATTTCAATGCTTTATCCGATGAGTATTTTAAAAGGAGACCGTGCTAGATGTGAATTTACTGGAGTTACTTTTGCTTCAAGCGGACAGAACCTGGATACTGGTTGTAAAATTGTCCATATTGGAAAAAATACAACTTCAACAGTGCATTCAAAATCGATTTCTAAAAATGGAGGAGCTTCTTTTTATAGAGGACTACTAAGAGTTATGCCAGAAGCGACTGGAACTAAAGCGACAGTTGAATGTGAATCGCTTATGTTAGATAATATTTCGTCTTCAGATACGATACCTATAATCGACATAAGAAATGACAGCGTCGATATTGGGCATGAAGCTAAAATTGGAAGAATTAGTGATGAGGCAATTTTTTACTTGATGACGAGGGGAATTAATGAAGATGAGGCAAAAGCGATGATTGTAAGAGGATTTGTTGAGCCAATCTCAAAAGAGTTGCCGCTGGAATATGCAGTTGAGTTAAATAAACTTATTGAATTGGAATTGGAAGGGACAATTGGATAA